TGAGTAACttgttttaaaattgaaataagtaATGCATTAACATTTCCTAAACTCTTCCCAGTGTAATTTTGATACGTTAGCTTCACtttgaaaacaacagaaaatctaAATTTGCACGagtaataaaagttattttccatttttcaatatACCTTATCCTTATCAAGATTTGGAAGAAGTCTGCTGTCAGACTGGAAGGGCTTGACGAAATGTAGCTACTTGTAACTAGCTGCTAGAGAATGTCTAACAGCAAGTTATTATTACCCAAGTTATGTTTATACAAAGCTTTTATAATACCAGTTTGGAATTTTTCGATGTGAaaacatatctatgtatgtatacatatgcgtaCTTCTCAAGGAAAAGAAATACAAGATGTAATAATTACCTCAAAACGACAGAAAAACAAGCTAAGATACAAAGCGACTCTATAAATATCATAGTTATGCACAAAGTAAATCTGTGGCACTAAGCaactatatatacttttttttttactccaaaatTGGTTGGGTGTAAAATTGGGCGTATAATACTTTTAAATTCTCAACTGCCTTTTGTAAGTGCTTAAATACTGAGTCGTAGTTTGAAGTTATTGAATATATTATGGCAGTATGTCTCCCAGCATCAAAATAACACGAGCTTTTGCAAATTGAGAAATCGGTACGGACCAGAAATTGAAGTACTGTATCAAAATGGCTCGTCTAAAGTTTGAGATCAATTTCTATCTAATAGTGTTCTCATTGTAAGCAATGCTTTGTGTTCTGCTATCTTGACTATGAAAATCTTCAGTGATCATTGTAGTAGTCTCTCCCCtgagttaatttattttgttgccGCATGCAAGATGTAATGCAACAGTTAAAGATTCCATTGCCACTAATTATGTAATACCTTTGCCTTACTTACCATATTCTCTCCCTCTTACATATGGAACTTGCAACTACTTCCTAACGTCCAAAGACAGCAACTATTAcctttaaattcttaaaagttgAATGCATACATGTCAATTCTCCTAATTACTAGATGTTTCAAATAAATCGTGTTTCATTGTATGCTACATACACTCAAATTTGCATTTACTCTTCTTGTGTTCATCAGCATCCTTTAAGAACTTTTactaatttatatttgttatccTATGAGACTTAGATCCTAATTATGCTATTATTAAGTGCATTTCTGTCTTTTGTCATCTCAGTTTCGCTTCTGCGACTCGCCAATTTACTCTACATGAACATGTGAACCTATTAACAATGCCTATACAACTGCTCAAAGGTGGGTTTATGCAACACAAAATGCTCTACCATTTTGGTCATGATGGACTGCGTACTTGGATACTCCTAGTGCCTTGCACCATTCCGTATGGGTGGCACAAATTTTCTTGGCAGCTTTGCTTAAGCTGATGTTTTTCATGCAATACTTTTGGTCTCGTCTTTGCTAGACATCCAACTTCTTACCAGTTAATCTACATCAACTTTTACTTctcattttataacaaaattttgagCCCATGAGTCTTGGAATACTAGTGTTTAACTTGGCAATATAATTCTTTGAAGTCATATTAAGTTAGCTCAATTGTAAGAGTTCTGATTAGGATGTAATTATAAAACAGAAGAGTTGTACTTTacagcagaaaatttaaaaaaaaaaaggaagaaaggaaagattaGAAAGGTTGAATCTACTCCAAAAAGTTctcaatttttttgaaaaatacttgcCAAATATAGAGCATTATAGAAATTCTTGTTCCATGAAAACTACCACAAGCCTACCTACCAAAACTCTAACGCTTAAAGCTATTTACGGCAGCATTGAGCAATCAAGACATTAAAAGATGTAAAAGTTTTacaattgttaaaaattttagcAATGTATTTTTTCGGACCAGAATACAGTTTTCAAACTGGGATACTTGTTTACTTCATTTTGAAGCTTAATGGTTGTGATTCATAGCAGGATGTTCAGAAATGCAAAtccaaaaatttcaaaatgatggTTTGAACTTAGCTAAAGGGTGTTTTGAGAAACACTGGTCAAGGTGTAAACCTTCCATTTTTTGTAATCCATACATCTGGAAGTTAGAccaataactgtaaaaattgtaatttatgatGTGGTAAAGGGCAATTCCtattaaacttcatttttttttttttttggatacatttCTCTTACATTTTTGCAGGGTATAGGAAAAGACAACATGAAAATTTTGCACTGCACTTTATTAGTTGATACTTGAAGTAAGTTTATCACACattccaagaaaatgaaaaaaataccatgtttttaaaaataatagatCACAGACATTACAATTAGAATCCAGAAACATTAAAGTTGCTCATCCTCTGAAGATAGATTCAAATGGTACTGTTCTGTTTCCTCTGTTGTTGACACTTCAGCAGCATCGAGAGGATAATATTCAGGAATATCTGCAGAGAGTGATAATTGGTCCATTTGGTAAACAGCCTCTTCAAGATCAGGTGGTGGTGGCGGCGGCGGTGGAGTATGAACTGAGCGTGACTGATTTGCAGGATGAGTTTCATTAACATCACTACCGGTGGGAGAGAGCTCAGGAATTGGGTGATGTGACAAATGACGCTGCTGAACCTGATTGTGGTGGTGGTGAGGGGGTTGATGAGAATGTACAGTGTGAGACAAGATACTGTGATCAGCACTAGAAGTTAGATTATGAGCTAAAAAATGAGGGATGTGAACAGGATGGTGAAAATGtaaatgatggtggtgatgaggGATGTGATAATGATGACGGTGAGAATCGGTGGAGAGGGCATGTATGTGTGTTGGCTCACTGGTGTCAGGTGACCCACTACTACTACTTGTGGCACTGGGTGTGTGTGGTGTTTGAGGAGTATTGCTTGGAGCTGTGGGTGTTGGTGGGCACAAATCATTGTTATTAGCTGATGGTCCCATTAGGTGACCATCTCCAAATTCATGACTTAAACTGGAGTCCCCTGAATTTGGAACATGAATAGCATGAGCAGCAGAATGAAGTGCTGACAATTCAGCTTCCAACTGGCTTGGAAGTTTAATACCAGCAACACCCTTCTTAGGGATAGAACTTAGATCTCTCTTGATGCGGCGTCTCCGGCTGGGATCATTACGTCTCAACTGAACCATCCTGTCAAAATCAATGATGTACAAAAAGCCAGCAACAAGAACTTCACAGGCACGTTGACCAGAACCATACGCTGCTTCTAATTCATGACTGGTCCGTTCATCATACTGCCACCAACCtgtaaaaatattgtaaacaaatCTTGTTAAAAATAATAGCCATCATAATTCACTAGAATcttaaaaagacaataaaagaattatattttcccttacaaAAGTTCTGTAAACACTGCAAACCAAGCAATACAGTATAATTCCTTCAACACAAAAGACAAGCAAAAGGTTCCAAGCTTTACACCACCAGTGGTGTTCTTTATACTGCCAATCGACAGATACATGTTAAACAtccttaaaataattaaaattactagCTTTATTATCCAGGCTCACAGACACCACCTAAACTCAACTAATCAAACCATTTTATGTGAAACGTTatcctatataaaaaataatgctgcCTACTTTAATGATTAGCTATTCATCTGCCATTCCTTAGAAGTAGATATTTCAGATTTTCCTTGGGTAACATCAtaagttttgcattattatatgcaccatgaaatataaaatgtcctCTTAATTTCATTGTCATTCTACGG
This genomic interval from Macrobrachium rosenbergii isolate ZJJX-2024 chromosome 56, ASM4041242v1, whole genome shotgun sequence contains the following:
- the LOC136836124 gene encoding uncharacterized protein translates to MRKPVHQHYPWTALSMQDRTLDSPREIESDHGVLKSKALKHQSRNKDLHRLGKGLQMVVESQKAVQDTFAEERRDSLKHPQLCCHVATFTYNLSSKFSPFGFVDATETTKTQQSQPKIEEEEELECAVCLQKCVHPVRLPCSHIFCFLCVKGVANQSKRCAMCRQEIPADFLDHPTLLSAIEMEKEEIHPGGYQWFYEGRNGWWQYDERTSHELEAAYGSGQRACEVLVAGFLYIIDFDRMVQLRRNDPSRRRRIKRDLSSIPKKGVAGIKLPSQLEAELSALHSAAHAIHVPNSGDSSLSHEFGDGHLMGPSANNNDLCPPTPTAPSNTPQTPHTPSATSSSSGSPDTSEPTHIHALSTDSHRHHYHIPHHHHHLHFHHPVHIPHFLAHNLTSSADHSILSHTVHSHQPPHHHHNQVQQRHLSHHPIPELSPTGSDVNETHPANQSRSVHTPPPPPPPPDLEEAVYQMDQLSLSADIPEYYPLDAAEVSTTEETEQYHLNLSSEDEQL